In Candidatus Aminicenantes bacterium, a single genomic region encodes these proteins:
- a CDS encoding DUF5916 domain-containing protein, giving the protein MKKPFPLAAALLLALTPALAANAGPAAQGQTLLKPYKTETPPVLDGKLDDPVWAAAPSVSDFETFIPEFGKKQPEKTVAYMAYDRENIYFAFRCFDDQPDKIKAAVSRRDDVMTDDFVCINLDSFNDQQSLYAFYVNPLGIQGDSRFASNKEDFSFDMVWWSAGRIDAQGYTVEIRIPLKSIRYAHADRVVMSIFFERAINRRQEHGSYPALDPKRGYAFLTQMAPMEYFGLKRYNLFELLPAFTYGSESVREGGSLRRGQDSHELSLTGKYGITPSLILDGTINPDFSQIEADAGQVDANLRYDLFYPEKRPFFLEGGENFNVGAVLTSPLQALVHTRTIVDPKAGFKLTGKIGRNDTIASIFAVDASPSSSTGISDAPDAWFSIFRYKRTTSQDGYLGVFYSERDQDGRVNRVLGPDGQIRINQSGMLSFHAFGSFTRAERDSGWSNGRALSLEYYHDSSTLGVDASFHDISSGFEADTGYLTRTGLTSAVVNIAPRFYPKSAWFRRVSVGLGLGALHDYDSGLTESSASIGTVAVLKGNSSVSAILLASNEVFLGRRFNTSGFTLTSRTQLSKMLSLTANFWTGKSIRYVADPYQGHGSRATLTATYRPSENINIYLAWQYSDLFKDATGEKVYDYNILRGRLTYQVNKYLFFRAILESNSYKKTLLADFLASFTYIPGTVIHVGYGSLYEKLSWVEGEYRESDRFLEMRRGFFFKASYLWRL; this is encoded by the coding sequence ATGAAGAAGCCGTTCCCGCTCGCCGCAGCCCTCCTCCTGGCCCTCACCCCGGCGCTGGCTGCCAACGCCGGCCCGGCCGCCCAGGGCCAGACCCTGCTCAAACCATATAAAACGGAGACGCCTCCCGTGCTCGACGGCAAACTGGACGACCCCGTCTGGGCCGCGGCGCCTTCGGTCTCCGACTTCGAGACCTTCATCCCCGAGTTCGGCAAGAAGCAGCCCGAGAAGACCGTGGCCTACATGGCCTACGACCGGGAAAACATCTATTTCGCCTTCCGCTGTTTCGACGACCAGCCCGACAAGATCAAAGCCGCCGTCTCCCGACGCGACGACGTCATGACCGACGACTTCGTCTGCATCAACCTGGACTCCTTCAACGATCAGCAGTCGCTCTATGCCTTCTACGTCAACCCACTGGGCATCCAGGGCGACAGCCGCTTCGCCTCCAACAAGGAGGATTTCAGCTTCGACATGGTCTGGTGGAGCGCCGGCCGGATCGACGCGCAGGGCTATACGGTCGAGATCCGGATTCCGCTCAAGAGCATCCGCTACGCCCACGCCGACCGGGTCGTCATGTCGATCTTCTTCGAGCGGGCCATCAACCGGCGTCAGGAGCACGGCTCCTACCCGGCCCTCGACCCCAAGCGCGGCTACGCCTTCCTGACCCAGATGGCGCCCATGGAATATTTCGGCCTGAAGCGCTACAACCTGTTCGAACTGCTGCCGGCCTTCACTTACGGCAGCGAGTCGGTACGGGAGGGTGGCAGCCTGCGGCGGGGCCAGGACTCGCACGAGCTGAGCCTGACCGGAAAGTACGGGATCACCCCGAGTCTCATCCTGGACGGCACGATCAATCCGGACTTCAGCCAGATCGAGGCCGACGCCGGGCAGGTCGACGCCAATCTCCGCTACGACCTCTTCTATCCCGAAAAGCGGCCCTTCTTCCTGGAGGGCGGCGAGAACTTCAACGTCGGCGCCGTCCTCACCAGCCCCCTGCAGGCCCTGGTCCACACCCGGACGATCGTCGATCCCAAGGCCGGATTCAAGCTGACCGGCAAGATCGGCCGCAACGACACCATCGCCTCGATCTTCGCCGTCGACGCCTCCCCTTCGTCCAGCACGGGTATTTCGGACGCGCCAGACGCCTGGTTCTCGATCTTCCGTTACAAGCGGACGACGAGCCAGGACGGGTATCTCGGCGTCTTCTATTCCGAGCGCGACCAGGACGGGCGAGTCAATCGAGTTCTCGGTCCGGACGGCCAGATCCGGATCAACCAGTCCGGCATGCTCAGCTTCCACGCCTTCGGCTCGTTCACCCGGGCCGAGAGGGACTCGGGCTGGTCCAACGGCCGGGCCTTGAGCCTGGAGTACTACCACGACTCCAGCACGCTCGGTGTGGACGCCTCCTTCCACGACATCTCCTCGGGCTTCGAGGCGGACACAGGCTACTTGACCCGGACCGGGCTGACCAGCGCCGTGGTCAACATCGCGCCCCGTTTCTACCCCAAATCCGCCTGGTTCCGCCGGGTTTCGGTCGGCCTGGGCCTGGGCGCCCTGCACGACTACGACAGCGGCCTCACCGAGTCCTCCGCCTCCATCGGAACCGTGGCCGTCCTCAAAGGTAATTCCTCCGTCTCGGCTATCCTTCTGGCTTCAAATGAAGTCTTCCTCGGCCGCCGCTTCAACACCAGCGGTTTCACTCTGACTAGCCGCACCCAGCTGTCCAAGATGTTGTCCTTGACGGCCAACTTCTGGACGGGGAAATCCATCCGCTACGTCGCCGACCCTTATCAAGGCCACGGCTCCCGGGCCACTTTGACAGCCACATATCGGCCTTCGGAGAACATCAATATCTACCTGGCCTGGCAGTACTCGGACCTGTTCAAGGACGCGACAGGGGAGAAAGTCTACGACTACAACATCCTGCGCGGGCGGCTGACCTACCAAGTCAACAAGTATCTCTTCTTCCGGGCCATCCTGGAGTCGAACTCCTATAAAAAGACGCTGCTGGCCGATTTCCTGGCCTCGTTCACCTACATCCCCGGGACGGTCATCCACGTCGGCTACGGCTCGCTCTACGAGAAGCTCTCCTGGGTGGAGGGCGAGTACCGCGAATCGGATCGCTTCCTGGAGATGCGGCGCGGATTCTTCTTCAAGGCTTCGTATCTCTGGCGGCTGTAA
- the nuoF gene encoding NADH-quinone oxidoreductase subunit NuoF translates to MIDAGLERKILDLAARYPRREAALLPVLSLLQSLTRGPLLQEDLAAAARLLGVSLAGAFGVRTFYSLYHDRPVGTHHLQVDTSVPGWLAGAKETLRAFEAGLGIQAGGTTPDGLFSLEEVEDLGSSDTAPIVRVAGRLCERVTPERAGVLLDALRSGRVAAWPADRRIVSECGILLGRAARGEPVGLAAYVRDGGYRALAKARSMSPEAIVAEVKASRLRGRGGAGFPAGLKWEVALAASAPVTVVCNADEGEPGTFKDRVLMEGDPHLLIEGLAIAARALGAERGYIYIRGEFDRAAGLLETALAEARAAGWLGAGERVFDLLVHRGAGAYICGEETALLESLEGKRGQPRLRPPYPAERGLFGGPTVVHNVETLACLPFIVGKGAEAFRAIGSADNYGPKIYCVSGRVARPGVYEMPMGVGLEDLIDLAGGATGRMKAVLVGGASSAILTAAEAAGLKLDFDSCRRRGTMLGSGAVVVLDESVSIPALAERTMAFFARESCGACVPCREGSDAVGRLLRRLARGEGTAGDLNLAAALCSGIGGTTLCPLGDAFATAVGSMLAKFRPEFEAGLAGPVTSTPQPA, encoded by the coding sequence ATGATCGACGCCGGCTTGGAGCGCAAAATCCTGGATCTGGCGGCCCGGTATCCGCGCCGGGAGGCGGCGCTCCTGCCCGTCTTGAGCCTGCTTCAATCCCTGACCCGAGGCCCGCTGCTCCAGGAGGACTTGGCCGCGGCGGCCCGCCTGCTGGGCGTCTCCCTGGCCGGGGCGTTCGGCGTGCGAACGTTTTATTCGCTCTACCATGACCGGCCGGTCGGGACCCATCACCTGCAGGTGGACACGTCGGTTCCCGGCTGGTTGGCGGGCGCCAAGGAAACCCTGCGGGCTTTCGAGGCCGGGCTCGGCATCCAGGCGGGAGGAACGACGCCCGATGGGCTGTTCTCGCTGGAGGAAGTCGAAGATCTCGGTTCATCGGATACGGCCCCGATCGTTCGAGTGGCCGGACGGCTTTGCGAACGAGTCACGCCCGAACGGGCGGGAGTTCTGTTGGACGCGCTCCGAAGCGGCCGGGTTGCGGCTTGGCCGGCCGATCGACGCATCGTGTCCGAATGCGGCATCCTGTTGGGCCGGGCCGCCCGAGGGGAGCCCGTAGGCTTGGCGGCGTATGTCCGCGACGGCGGCTACCGGGCTTTGGCCAAAGCCCGCTCGATGAGCCCGGAGGCGATCGTCGCCGAAGTCAAAGCCTCCCGTCTCCGCGGACGCGGCGGCGCGGGCTTCCCGGCCGGCCTGAAATGGGAGGTGGCCCTGGCCGCCTCCGCGCCTGTGACCGTGGTCTGCAATGCCGACGAAGGCGAGCCCGGTACTTTTAAAGACCGCGTCCTTATGGAGGGCGACCCGCACCTTTTAATCGAGGGGCTGGCCATTGCGGCTCGAGCCCTGGGGGCTGAACGGGGATATATTTACATTCGAGGCGAATTCGATCGGGCTGCCGGTCTCTTGGAGACGGCGCTGGCGGAGGCCCGGGCGGCCGGCTGGCTGGGAGCGGGGGAGAGGGTCTTCGATCTTCTCGTCCACCGCGGTGCCGGGGCCTATATCTGTGGCGAAGAGACCGCGCTGCTTGAATCGCTGGAGGGCAAGCGCGGCCAGCCTCGCCTGCGGCCGCCTTACCCGGCCGAACGGGGGCTGTTCGGCGGCCCCACCGTCGTCCACAACGTCGAAACACTGGCCTGCCTGCCGTTCATCGTCGGGAAGGGCGCCGAGGCTTTCCGGGCCATCGGATCAGCGGACAATTACGGACCGAAGATCTATTGCGTCTCCGGCCGGGTCGCCCGGCCGGGCGTCTACGAGATGCCCATGGGCGTCGGGCTGGAAGACCTGATTGATCTGGCCGGGGGGGCCACCGGCCGGATGAAGGCCGTCCTCGTCGGCGGCGCATCGTCGGCCATTCTGACGGCGGCGGAGGCGGCCGGGCTCAAGCTGGATTTCGACTCCTGCCGCCGGCGGGGGACGATGCTGGGCTCGGGCGCCGTAGTCGTCCTGGACGAATCGGTCTCCATCCCGGCCTTGGCCGAACGGACCATGGCCTTTTTTGCCCGCGAATCGTGCGGCGCCTGCGTCCCCTGTCGGGAAGGCTCGGACGCCGTTGGGCGGCTGCTCCGCCGCTTGGCGCGCGGAGAAGGGACGGCCGGGGACCTGAATCTGGCCGCCGCCCTCTGCTCGGGAATCGGAGGCACGACTTTATGCCCGTTGGGAGACGCTTTCGCCACGGCTGTGGGATCGATGCTGGCGAAGTTCCGGCCGGAATTCGAAGCCGGACTGGCCGGGCCGGTTACTTCGACGCCGCAGCCTGCTTGA
- the glgP gene encoding alpha-glucan family phosphorylase, with product MKPTNGNAQIQALTAGLNRLARNLWWSWNPPAQGLFKDLSPRAWENLYHNPVAVLHEVSAYELRVRLMDPSFAAKAKAVLAAFDAYLKEERTWGRENAPDLFDHPVAYFSAEFGFHESLPITAGGLGILSADHAKSASDLGLGFVGVGLFYREGYFMQSVDHQNWQIESYPTLQPRNLPLEPVLDDRGEPVVGSVPIAAVQVRFRAWRANIGRVCVYLLDTDLPENEPSHRDLTRRVYGGDHTTRIMQELLLGVGGVRLLRALGLDPSVFHMNEGHAAFLTLELLREKTAAGLTFEKAWDEVRSECVFTTHTPVEAGHDRFSADLVEYAASRYLKSFPHERERLLGLGRVHPADECELFCMTVLALKGSRAANGVSELHGRVSRAMWHGLWPERTEAEVPIGHITNGVHVPSWLNGTTYRFWSRKAEGDWADRVDDSAFWAKVEDPAFVSDEELWAFRYELRRKLIEYCRKRLLIQGRIVGQGDFITYDALLDPDALTVGFARRFATYKRAPLVFRNFEAIVELAKDAQRPVQFVFAGKAHPRDDDGKRFIQQIIHLSKHTALKGSLVFIENYDVQVARRMISGCDVWLNNPRRPLEASGTSGQKCGVHGCLNLSIMDGWWREAYDGTNGFAIGPDSHPADVGEQDRVDAENLFRVLSEEVVPAFYERDASGLPRRWIKMIRNAVSGLTPRYHTRRMVQEYVTKYYLPR from the coding sequence TTGAAACCGACGAACGGAAATGCCCAGATCCAAGCCCTGACGGCCGGACTCAACCGCCTGGCCCGCAATCTTTGGTGGTCCTGGAACCCCCCGGCCCAGGGGCTGTTCAAAGACCTTTCGCCGCGGGCCTGGGAGAATCTCTACCACAATCCCGTGGCCGTTTTGCACGAAGTCTCGGCCTATGAATTGCGCGTCCGCCTGATGGACCCCTCCTTTGCCGCCAAGGCCAAAGCCGTGCTCGCCGCCTTCGACGCCTATTTAAAGGAAGAGCGGACCTGGGGCCGCGAGAACGCCCCCGATCTTTTCGACCATCCGGTGGCCTATTTCAGCGCCGAGTTCGGCTTCCACGAGTCGCTGCCCATCACCGCCGGCGGACTGGGCATCCTGTCGGCCGACCACGCCAAATCGGCCAGCGATCTGGGCCTGGGCTTTGTCGGGGTCGGCCTGTTCTACCGCGAAGGCTACTTCATGCAGTCGGTCGACCACCAGAACTGGCAGATCGAATCCTACCCCACCCTCCAGCCGCGGAATCTGCCGTTGGAGCCGGTGCTCGACGACAGGGGAGAGCCGGTCGTCGGATCCGTCCCGATCGCCGCCGTCCAAGTCCGCTTCCGGGCCTGGCGGGCCAACATCGGCCGCGTCTGCGTCTATCTGCTCGACACCGACCTGCCCGAGAACGAGCCCTCCCATCGGGACCTGACTCGCCGCGTCTACGGCGGCGACCACACGACCCGGATCATGCAAGAGCTGCTGCTGGGTGTCGGGGGCGTGCGGCTTTTGCGCGCCCTGGGCCTCGACCCCTCGGTCTTCCATATGAACGAGGGCCACGCCGCCTTCCTGACCCTGGAGCTTCTGCGCGAAAAGACCGCGGCCGGCCTGACCTTCGAGAAGGCCTGGGATGAGGTTCGATCCGAGTGCGTCTTCACGACCCACACCCCCGTCGAGGCCGGCCACGACCGATTCAGCGCCGACCTGGTCGAGTATGCGGCCTCGCGCTACCTCAAATCGTTTCCCCACGAGCGGGAGAGGCTTCTGGGCTTGGGCCGCGTCCACCCGGCCGACGAGTGCGAACTGTTCTGCATGACGGTCCTGGCCCTCAAGGGCTCGCGGGCGGCCAACGGCGTCAGCGAGCTCCACGGCCGCGTCAGTCGGGCTATGTGGCATGGGCTGTGGCCCGAGCGGACCGAAGCCGAGGTGCCCATCGGCCATATCACCAACGGCGTCCATGTGCCTTCCTGGCTCAACGGGACGACCTACCGGTTCTGGTCGCGCAAGGCCGAGGGGGATTGGGCCGACAGGGTCGATGATTCGGCCTTCTGGGCCAAGGTCGAGGACCCGGCCTTCGTCTCGGACGAGGAGCTGTGGGCCTTCCGCTACGAGCTGCGGCGCAAGCTGATCGAGTACTGCCGCAAGCGCCTGCTCATTCAGGGCCGCATCGTCGGCCAGGGCGACTTCATCACCTATGACGCCCTGCTCGACCCCGACGCCCTGACGGTCGGCTTCGCCCGCCGCTTCGCCACCTACAAGCGGGCGCCGCTTGTCTTCCGGAATTTCGAAGCCATCGTCGAGCTGGCCAAGGACGCCCAACGGCCCGTCCAGTTCGTCTTCGCCGGCAAGGCACATCCCCGGGACGACGACGGCAAGCGGTTCATCCAGCAGATCATCCACTTGAGCAAGCACACTGCGCTCAAAGGCTCGCTCGTCTTCATCGAGAACTACGACGTCCAGGTGGCCCGGCGCATGATCTCGGGCTGCGACGTCTGGCTGAACAATCCCCGCCGGCCCTTGGAGGCCTCTGGCACGTCGGGCCAGAAATGCGGAGTGCACGGCTGCCTCAACTTGAGCATCATGGACGGCTGGTGGCGGGAGGCCTACGACGGGACCAATGGCTTCGCCATCGGCCCCGATTCCCACCCGGCCGACGTCGGGGAGCAGGACCGGGTGGATGCCGAGAACCTTTTCCGGGTGCTGTCCGAAGAGGTCGTCCCGGCCTTCTACGAGCGGGATGCTTCCGGCTTGCCGCGCCGCTGGATCAAGATGATCCGCAACGCCGTCTCCGGCCTGACGCCCCGCTACCACACCCGGCGCATGGTTCAGGAATACGTCACCAAGTATTACCTGCCGCGCTGA
- a CDS encoding molybdenum cofactor guanylyltransferase encodes MLKALNVLLIGAAARKAGKTAFSCRVIRSQAARREVVGVKITPVHGPDEPCPRPDGGCGECRDFPGRFRIHEERRASPASDTGRMLLAGARKAYWLQTRREHLEEAMAALWARIPAGACIVAEGNSARRALEPGLFVLLRERNNPEMKESFRELLPMAHRVGLFDGTEWDFPPEDCRFFDGGWMIRPLASAVILAGGDSRRMGQDKALLEIDGRPLIAFIAGRLAEFFDEIVVGANRPADYAFLGRPVIPDREAGLGPLMGIASCLDRITNDLAFVTACDIPSIDLRFVASMLEQAEGYDWVLPQAGPETYEPLFAVYRKTVVAPALAVLAGGGRRIVELLDRVRVRRLALPDSTRIRNINTLDDYRALKK; translated from the coding sequence ATGCTGAAAGCGCTGAATGTCCTCCTGATCGGGGCGGCCGCCCGCAAGGCCGGCAAGACCGCCTTTTCCTGCCGGGTCATCCGCAGTCAGGCCGCCCGCCGCGAAGTCGTCGGCGTCAAGATCACACCGGTCCACGGCCCGGACGAGCCCTGCCCCCGGCCCGACGGCGGATGCGGCGAATGCCGGGACTTCCCGGGGCGGTTCCGCATCCATGAGGAACGGCGAGCCTCGCCGGCTTCCGATACCGGCCGGATGCTTCTGGCAGGAGCCCGCAAGGCCTATTGGCTGCAAACCCGGCGGGAGCACTTGGAGGAAGCCATGGCCGCCCTCTGGGCCCGGATTCCCGCGGGCGCCTGTATCGTGGCCGAGGGCAATTCAGCCCGGCGCGCCCTTGAACCCGGACTGTTCGTCCTGCTTCGGGAGCGGAACAATCCCGAGATGAAGGAATCCTTCCGGGAGCTGCTTCCAATGGCCCATCGGGTCGGGCTGTTCGACGGAACGGAATGGGATTTTCCGCCCGAGGACTGCCGATTCTTCGACGGCGGCTGGATGATCCGCCCACTGGCCTCGGCCGTCATCCTGGCCGGGGGCGACAGCCGCCGCATGGGACAGGACAAGGCCCTGCTCGAGATCGACGGCCGCCCCCTCATCGCGTTCATCGCCGGACGGCTGGCGGAGTTTTTCGACGAGATCGTCGTTGGAGCCAACCGGCCCGCCGACTATGCTTTCCTTGGCCGTCCAGTCATCCCCGACCGCGAGGCGGGGCTGGGCCCGCTGATGGGGATCGCCTCGTGCCTGGACCGAATCACGAACGACCTGGCCTTCGTCACGGCCTGCGACATCCCGTCGATCGACCTGCGGTTCGTCGCCTCGATGCTGGAACAGGCCGAGGGTTATGACTGGGTCTTGCCGCAAGCCGGGCCCGAAACCTATGAACCGCTGTTCGCCGTCTATCGGAAGACGGTAGTCGCACCGGCCCTGGCCGTCCTGGCTGGCGGCGGACGCCGGATCGTCGAGCTTCTCGATCGGGTCCGGGTCCGCAGGTTGGCCCTGCCCGACTCGACCCGCATCCGCAACATCAACACCCTCGACGATTACCGGGCCTTGAAAAAATAA
- the fdhF gene encoding formate dehydrogenase subunit alpha, producing MNILIDGVSFTVPAGLTALEAARANGIDVPSLCWHPRTGAAGRCRACLVEVEGVERLKEACALEVREGMSIRTATPRVLAARRLVVELLLAGGGHDCLSCQANGACELQSLAYRLGIERPAFLTGRDKEPPDESSEGIIRDLDKCILCGRCVASCGENVLHEVLDFAGRGARSRLVCDDGQPMGGSTCVQCGECVQVCPVGALVYKRARGKARPWETEAHRVVCPYCGVGCLIDLRVKDNRWMWSEGVEDGAAGLPNRGMLCVKGRFGFDYVASPDRLTTPFLRQGGELRPATWEEALSFAAARLAEIKSKYGPRSLGVFSSAKVSNEENYALMRLARGVLGTNSIDHCARLCHASSVAALSEVLGSGSMTNSLQEAEKADVIFVTGSNTTWGHPVFGGMIRRAVKRRGVKLIVADPRRIELAECADIHLRHRNGTDIAVLMGLQHVIVRDGLHRPEFIRARCEGWDAYLDSLAFYTPATVESITGIPADALTAAARLYASAGAAAIYFGMGVAQHAHGVDNVRALANLALITGNIGREGTGINPLRGQVNVQGASDMGALPNVFTGYQPVTDPAVRAAFAAAWGADPAAMDSAPGLTMTEMVAACGDTIRGLYIIGENPMVADPNLNHAEKMLRRAELIIVQDIFLTETAQLADVVLPSACSFEKTGTYTNSERRVQISRKALDPPGQARPDSEIIADLAARLGAKGFPAGPEQLYREIRNLTPSYRGITYERIAGQGLRWPCPDESHPGTPILHAASFPRGKAKLSAVAYVPPAEEPDSSYPFRLNTGRLLQHYHTGSMSRRSEVLSGLVPRGMVEVHPVDAACLGLIDGEIVRVSTRRGTIDIAVLITPRVAAGAIFIPFHFAEAAANRLTLDVLDPLAKIPEYKVCAARLDKIAAGEAEA from the coding sequence ATGAACATTCTGATCGATGGCGTTTCCTTCACCGTGCCGGCGGGCCTGACCGCCCTCGAGGCGGCCCGGGCCAACGGCATCGACGTCCCCTCCCTCTGCTGGCATCCCCGGACCGGTGCGGCCGGCCGCTGCCGGGCCTGCCTGGTCGAGGTGGAGGGAGTGGAGCGCCTGAAGGAAGCCTGCGCCCTGGAGGTGCGGGAAGGGATGTCTATCCGGACCGCGACGCCGCGGGTTCTGGCCGCCCGCCGCCTTGTCGTCGAGCTCCTCCTGGCGGGCGGCGGCCACGACTGCCTGTCCTGCCAGGCCAATGGGGCTTGCGAGCTGCAGAGTCTGGCCTACCGGCTGGGCATCGAGAGGCCCGCCTTCCTCACGGGCCGGGACAAAGAGCCTCCCGATGAATCCTCCGAGGGCATCATCCGCGACCTCGACAAGTGCATTCTGTGCGGCCGCTGTGTCGCCTCCTGCGGGGAGAATGTCCTTCACGAAGTGCTGGACTTCGCCGGCCGCGGGGCCCGGTCGCGGCTTGTCTGCGACGACGGCCAACCGATGGGCGGGTCTACCTGCGTCCAATGCGGCGAGTGCGTCCAGGTCTGTCCGGTCGGGGCCTTGGTTTACAAGCGGGCTCGGGGGAAGGCGCGGCCTTGGGAGACCGAGGCGCACCGGGTCGTCTGCCCGTACTGCGGCGTCGGCTGCCTCATCGATCTGCGGGTCAAGGACAATCGCTGGATGTGGTCGGAAGGGGTCGAGGACGGCGCGGCCGGGCTGCCCAACCGCGGTATGCTCTGCGTCAAGGGCCGCTTCGGGTTCGATTACGTCGCCTCGCCCGATCGCCTGACGACACCGTTCCTGCGGCAGGGCGGCGAGCTGCGGCCGGCGACCTGGGAAGAGGCGCTGTCCTTTGCGGCGGCCCGCTTGGCCGAGATCAAGAGCAAGTATGGGCCGCGCTCGCTCGGTGTCTTCAGCTCGGCCAAGGTCTCCAACGAAGAAAACTACGCCCTGATGCGCTTGGCCCGGGGCGTCCTGGGGACGAATTCGATCGACCATTGCGCCCGGCTCTGCCACGCCTCCTCGGTGGCCGCCCTGTCCGAGGTCCTCGGCTCCGGCTCCATGACCAACAGTCTTCAGGAAGCCGAGAAGGCCGACGTGATCTTCGTCACCGGCAGCAACACGACTTGGGGCCATCCCGTCTTCGGCGGCATGATCCGGCGGGCCGTCAAGCGGCGGGGCGTGAAGCTCATCGTAGCCGACCCGCGCCGGATCGAACTGGCCGAGTGCGCCGACATCCACCTCCGCCACCGCAACGGCACCGACATCGCCGTCCTGATGGGCCTGCAACACGTCATTGTCAGGGACGGCCTGCACAGGCCCGAATTCATCCGGGCGCGCTGCGAAGGCTGGGACGCCTATCTCGACAGCCTGGCCTTCTATACCCCTGCGACGGTGGAATCGATCACCGGCATCCCGGCTGATGCGCTGACTGCGGCGGCGCGGTTGTATGCCTCGGCCGGCGCGGCCGCGATCTACTTCGGCATGGGCGTCGCCCAGCACGCCCATGGGGTGGATAATGTCCGAGCCTTGGCCAACCTGGCCCTTATCACCGGCAACATCGGCCGCGAGGGCACGGGCATCAATCCGTTGCGCGGCCAGGTCAACGTCCAGGGCGCGTCGGATATGGGTGCCTTGCCCAATGTCTTTACGGGGTATCAGCCTGTGACCGACCCGGCCGTCCGGGCTGCCTTCGCCGCGGCCTGGGGGGCGGATCCGGCGGCCATGGATTCCGCACCCGGGTTGACCATGACCGAGATGGTGGCCGCCTGCGGCGACACGATCCGGGGGCTCTACATTATAGGCGAGAATCCCATGGTGGCCGATCCCAACCTGAACCACGCCGAGAAAATGCTTCGGCGGGCCGAGCTGATCATCGTCCAGGACATTTTCCTGACCGAAACCGCCCAGCTGGCCGATGTCGTCCTGCCCTCGGCCTGCAGCTTCGAAAAGACAGGCACCTACACCAACTCCGAGCGCCGGGTTCAGATCAGCCGCAAAGCGCTCGACCCGCCCGGCCAAGCCCGGCCCGATTCGGAGATCATCGCCGACCTGGCCGCCCGGCTTGGGGCGAAAGGCTTCCCGGCCGGGCCCGAGCAGCTGTATCGGGAAATCCGAAATCTGACGCCATCCTATCGGGGCATCACCTATGAGCGGATTGCGGGCCAAGGCCTGCGCTGGCCCTGCCCCGACGAAAGCCATCCCGGCACGCCGATCCTTCACGCCGCCTCTTTCCCTCGGGGCAAAGCCAAGCTTTCCGCCGTGGCCTATGTCCCTCCGGCCGAGGAGCCGGACTCTTCCTATCCCTTCCGTCTCAACACCGGGCGCCTCCTCCAGCACTACCATACGGGCAGCATGAGCCGCCGGTCCGAGGTCCTGTCCGGGCTCGTGCCGCGGGGCATGGTCGAAGTCCATCCCGTGGACGCGGCCTGCCTCGGCCTGATCGACGGCGAGATCGTCCGCGTGTCCACCCGGCGCGGGACGATCGATATCGCGGTGCTGATAACGCCCCGGGTCGCGGCCGGGGCGATCTTCATCCCCTTCCACTTCGCCGAGGCAGCGGCTAACCGGCTGACCCTCGACGTCCTCGATCCGCTGGCCAAGATCCCCGAATACAAAGTCTGTGCGGCCCGGCTGGACAAAATCGCGGCCGGGGAGGCCGAGGCATGA
- a CDS encoding BlaI/MecI/CopY family transcriptional regulator: protein MKELTRAEEEIMQVLWGLGKGFVKDVIEKLPEPKPAYNTVSTILRILEKKKVVGHKAYGKTHEYFPLVARDEYKKKFVRSFVRRFFGDSFPEMVSFFAGGRDMSLDELESVRRLLDEEIERQRGGKE, encoded by the coding sequence ATGAAAGAACTCACCAGGGCGGAAGAAGAGATCATGCAGGTCCTCTGGGGCCTGGGGAAGGGCTTCGTCAAAGACGTCATTGAAAAGCTGCCCGAGCCGAAGCCCGCCTACAACACCGTTTCGACCATCCTTCGCATCCTGGAAAAGAAAAAGGTGGTCGGCCACAAGGCTTATGGGAAAACCCACGAATATTTCCCGCTCGTCGCCCGCGACGAGTACAAGAAGAAGTTCGTCCGATCCTTCGTCCGCCGCTTCTTCGGCGATTCCTTTCCCGAAATGGTGTCCTTCTTCGCCGGCGGCCGGGATATGAGCCTGGACGAGCTCGAGAGCGTCCGCCGGCTCCTGGACGAGGAGATCGAGCGGCAGAGGGGAGGGAAGGAATGA